The nucleotide sequence CAGTAATGGATCTGCAATAGTTAGTGTTAGTACAGACCTAACAGGAGGTTCACATGCTGTTGTAGTTGATAGAATTGAGGGTGGGAGTGTATTTGTCCGAGACCCTCTTCCAGTAGGTATAGGAACTTCACAAAGTATCCCGATTGCCGATTTTGCCACTTTCTTTACTGGGAATGTAGTTTCACGACTGTAAAGCAACATTCTTCCGCCAGCATAGAACTAGACAGTAGAATACTTTTGGTTCTATGTAAACCAATAATCTGCACAAGCTTCAGATGAACGATTTAATCATGTATGATATCTATCTAATCAAATTCCCAGAGTCAGATTACGAAAGTAGCGATCTAGATCTTCAATGTAAACCTGAAAATATACCTTGTTTCCTCGAACTCAATATGCCTGCTGAAGCGGTTGCCGATATCGAGGAGATGATTTCCCTAGGAGGAGGTAAAGGAATCATTGTCAAATCAGACTATCGTAGTCCTAAATTATCTCTGAGTGAAGTATTCTCAATTGCAAATATACATTTGAATAGGCAGGCAAAGAAAAATTTTCCATCCTATAGCTTTAGGGCAATACAATGCATCCGTTCTGAACCTATGTATTGGCTGTTCGGAAGTTTTTCAGAGCAGTTAATACATGAAGGACATAACCCTGGCGGTGTTACTGTAGCAATTGACAAGTTAGATGGACACATATGGACAGAGGAAGAAAAAAAGCTGGTTCTCGGCGAAGAATTCTTCTTTGAAGGAACTACTGAAAAGAGTATTGAAGAAATCTCGACAAGCTTTACAAGGCAGTTAGGACTTTCTAGAGAAAAGATACAAAATCATAGAAATGAAATTCAACTTTATCATAAGGGACTCAAAGTTTGTATCTCCCAGCATAACTATCCAAAGCTGATCTTTAAGCAATATGGAATTACTCCAAGAATCCATATCTCGTTTAGAGTTAATCCTTCTGGGAATAAAGTGGCAAGGTCTTTGATGATTGAATTACTTGTCTCAATACTTGATTGTCCAGGAGATGGAATTCTACTTAGAGATAAAGGTTGTCTAATTTTGTTGGCAAAAAAAATATCAGGTAAATTGCTTTTATTTGAAAATAATGAAGCATGGATAAAAGCTATGGCTTCAAAGCTCTCAGAGCGTATTTAAGAAGTTCTTAAGCAGTCCAAGCAGTACCTGGAACAGGCACTAATCGTCTCACCGTCAGATGAGTCATTGTGACGAACAGTATGGTTTCATTAGTAGTCGGCAAGTATTCATAGTCTTTGCTTGAGCGGCGATATAGCGGTTTTCATTGGAGTGAGGTATAGTATGGCATCTGTAACGTTGTCATGGCAAAGCTTTTGATGTACCTCATTCATCCCCAAACCGCTATAATGACCAAACCACTCAAATATCGATCGCCAGTGACGACCTCGTCCAGATTTCAGTCTTTGGTTTGGATTTAATCGCTCAGTTGCAAGGCGATCGCAGTACCTTCTTCCATACCGATGGGTTGGGTAGCACTCGTGTCGTGACTGATGGCGACGGCACGGTCCACAGGAATTCGATTATTTGGCCTTTGGCGAGCTGCTAGGTGCTCGCAATGCCGAGCAGGTAGATAACTTATTCGCCGGAGAGCAGTTCGAGCAGGAGTTGGGGCTCTATTATTTACGCCAGCGCTATTACGACCCGAGTACGGGACGCTTTATCAGTCGCGATGCCTTCGAGGGCTTTATTACCAACCCGATTAGCCAGAACCGCTATCTCTATGCCAATGCCAACCCAGTCACCTACACAGATCCCAGCGGTTTCTTCAGCATTGGCAATGTCAGTGCTGCTTCAGTGGCTAGGGGAACGCTGAGTGTCATTTCAAGTCCGCAATTTTTGCTGGGTGCGGGGATTGGTGCTGGGGCACAGGTGACTGGCGACTTTGCTCGAGGAGAGCGCTCGACAGTATTGGGAGTTTTAGGGGCGGCAGCATTTGGGGGGTTGGGCTTTGTCTTCGGTCCGGCACTTGCTGGAGCCCTACTTAAGAGCGCTATTGGGACAGTGGGTCTTAGCTTGCTGGTCGCCAATGGTTTAGCAGATTCTTTCAATACGCTGCGAGCAGGATTGTCTAGTGGCGATCCTTTACGGGCATTTGCGGGTGTCACCTCTGCCCTTTTAGATTTCGGATTACTGGATGGTGCTCTCAACCCGCGCTCACTACTGCGCAATCCCTTGAGGGGGGCGAGAGGGTTTGCGCGATCGATTGGCGGGCTATCCGATAACATTGCTAGGCAAGGTGGCGATCTTGTCGATAACATCATCGGTGGAATCCTCGACAATGGCCGAGCTGTAGCAGATAGTATTGGTGGAAGTTTAGAGCCCAATAATCCAAGAAGCACAAGCTTCCCAAGGATTGACGATAGACTTGTATTGGACCAGGCAGATGCTCCAATTTTTCCTAATAGCGCGTGTGGCCCCACTGCGTGCGCAATGGTTTTGGATACAGCGGACTTAGATTTCGATGTAAGGCAGTTATCGATTGATAGTAATTTGACTGCTGGTGGAGCTGGTGCAGAGGACCTGGCATCAGCTCTTAGAAACAGTGGATTGAGTGATGCGCGTGCTCTATTTAATCAAAACTTGACGATTCTAGACAATGCAACATCTCCAAGCAACCCAGTCTAGACAATGCAACATCTCCAAGCAACCCAGCAATTGCATTATTAGATCTGGATCGAGGACCGCACTTTGTTGTTGTTGACGGGATTACGACAGTGCCAGGACAAGGGGCATTCGCAGCTATTAGAGAGCCCTCAGGTGGAAGGCAGTTCTTTACTCCAGCTGCAGAACTTTCGAGCCGATTTACAGGTACAGTGATTGTTACTAATCCACTCAGATGATTTTGAAGACTAATAATAAAGGAGTCGCATTATGTTTGATGAAACAAAGATTAATATTTTAAGGGAAGCCGGACTTTTGGTCTCTCCAATATCGGAAGGACCATACAAGGGCGGATACAGCATCGCTAAACCGGAAAAAGTACAGGGAAACAATAGAACAGGTTATCAGGGCTACTATGGTCCTGAGCAAATTTTAACGGATGCGCCTTGCTCGCGCTTATTGATCGAGAATAGAAAGTTATTATTTTCTGTGCGGGAATATGTCCCAGGCCCTGGCCCAGGTGACTTTCAAGAAGAATTTGAAGATATTGAGCTTTGTTTGAAAAGTATTTTAGACTATTATTTTGGCGATCCAACAAGGATGAACCCAAGAGAATATCTAGAAACCAGAAAAAGACCTTGATGAGGCTTTGAGAGGCAGTGAGTAGCTACTAGGGTGGTCACCTACCCACGCGAAAATACCCTCAACTCCCTACATCTTTACCTCCGAAGCTAATACGTAACGAAGTTCTGCTACGACCTCAGCGATCGCCTGGTAGAAACGATCTTTGCTGACGATACCCCTGAAGATTCATCGGATAACCTGCGCAGCATTACCCTCTGCGATCGCGTCGGTCGTTTGCGCGCTCAAATCGACGCGGGTGGCAACGTGCTCCATTACGTTTACGACGAAGTGGGTCGCCTCACCGAAACGATCTATCCGACAGAATCCGATTCTCTCGAACAGTTACTGGAGGCGATCGCCCCCGGCCAAACCCTCGATGCGGTCGATTGGACCCAGGTGGTTTACCCCGACGCCGCGCCAGCCTACCTCGCCGATAACCCCCGCATCAAAACGGACTATTTCAACAACGACCGCGTCCAATCTCAAACCGACCAACTGAGCAATACCACCGAATTCCGCTACGACGCCCTCGGTCGCCTCACCGAAACNNNNNNNNNNNNNNNNNNNNNNNNNNNNNNNNNNNNNNNNNNNNNNNNNNNNNNNNNNNNNNNNNNNNNNNNNNNNNNNNNNNNNNNNNNNNNNNNNNNNACGGTCACCGACCCCGATGGAGGCGTTACCACCTACCAATACGACCTCGCCGGTCGCCTCACCCTCACCGAATTTGCCAATGGTATCGAGGAACGACGGGGCTACGACAATCTCAACCGTCTCACCCGTCTCACCACCGTCCAAATCGATGCCGAAACCGGCGCAGAAACCATCATTGCTGGCTTCGAATACACCCTCAACAATGTGGGCCATCGCCTGCAAATCACCGAACACGATGGCCGCATCACCCAATACGAATATGACGATGTCTATCGCCTCACCCAAGAGCGCATCCTCGACCCAGACGACCCCACCAACGGTGGTCGCACCATCGACTACACGTACGACGCCCTCGGCAACCGTCTCACCCGAGTCGATTCGCTCGAAGGGCTGACCACCTACACCTACAACGATGACTATCAACTGCTCCAGGAAGTCCGCAGTCTAAATGGCGATGTCACCAACACCATCACCTNNNNNNNNNNNNNNNNNNNNNNNNNNNNNNNNNNNNNNNNNNNNNNNNNNNNNNNNNNNNNNNNNNNNNNNNNNNNNNNNNNNNNNNNNNNNNNNNNNNNTAACAATCATCACCGTCTTTTTCCTTTAGCCGCTCAAACCCAGTATTTATCGGAGAAAATCACATCTAAAAAGTGAATTGCCTCTGACTCAATTATTGACCCAAATAGTAGAACCCAGAGCCCTCAACAGCGTGGACGTGAATCAGAGGCAAGAATTTTGGAGGAACTTGACCTTCCGAGTAATAATCAACGAGTAAGTTCTCCGGAAGGCAATTCCATTCCTGACGCTCTAACAGATGATGTCTCTGTTGAGATTAAGGACACTCAAACTGTTTCAAACACTCGACAGATACGAATACAGACGGATGCAGCACGAGAATCGGGAAGAAGATCCACTTTAATTACAGGAGAAAATACTCGGGTGTCGAGAAATGCTCAAGAATCATTTGATCAAGCTATTCGTCGTCCAGATCTTGGACCATAATATTCAAGGAGGCATAAATGTTAGTTGGCATAATTTACTTTGAAGAAATCAGAGCTAAAGAAGTTCTGAAAACATTATTTTCCTTTCCTGTTCCATTAAGACCTATTTCTTATAGCGAGGATGAAGAGCCTAGTTCGAAAAATACAAGAAAATTCAATGAGGGAAGTGCCAAGAAAATACTAAGTCAACCACCTCAAAAATACTTCCTTTCATCAGATTTTTGTCGATACAACTTTTTGCTTAGAGAAAGTTATGCAGCTCTTTTTATCGATAATTTTTCTTCTCCACGTAGCTCCTCTTTGGATTTATTGATAGAAGAAATTTGTAATATGAATCCTTTCTTTGGATGTATCTGCGAAGGAGAAGAACGAGATCACAGAAACAGAGTTGTCAAAGTAATCGGCAAAAATACAATTGAATCATGGGTTGGTAGAAACCCTTTCAAGAAAGTGCCTGGACTCTACTGGAAGACTATTTTTTCAAAACAGATTCTTCTTCAGAATAACCTCAAAATAGAAAAACTTAAAAAGCTTGCCAAACACTCCTCTACATTAAAAATTTCAACAGTTGTATTGACCTTTTTTGATGATCCTCAAGACTGGAGAAAATATGCTGAGGCTTTGGACTCTGCCTGTAATTCATTAGATGGAATATTTTCGAAAGAACAAGTTTTGGCAGAGACTAGTCATATTGAGAACGTAATGCAATACATAACAGCAATATCAAAGTTCAAGTAGTTAATAGGCAGGCTACTGGCCCAAATAGAGTAGCGAGTCCAGGTCTAAACACGCCTCTCAGCTCTAATTCAGTAGTTCTTGATTCTAACGCTGCAATTGCCTTGAGGAACCAGAGCCAAGGGGCTAGTCTCAATCCTATTGATCAGGCCACAGTCGACCGACTGCAGAGCCTAGGATCGGATCTAAGAATAACTAGTAGAGGTGCTGGAGAATTACCGACAGCACCATCTGGTCTAGGACAAGTACCTACAACTGTTAGTAGCAGTAGCCCTGAATTCCAGTCTTTACTAACTGAATTACAACAACCTGGTCGCATTGTAGGCGGACCAAGAGGGACTGCTGACAGACAAATTGTAGCTGAAGCATTCTTTGCTGATGTTGAATCCGGTGTAGTTCCTCAACTCATCACAGCGGATCGAAGTATGTTCAATAATTTAGCCAGAATTGCAAATATAAACCCAGCCAAACTCAACGGTCTTACCATACCCAGGGCTTTTCCACAGGGATTTGATGTAACAATCAATTCAAGAACAATTCGTGTTATACCGATAGAAACACCATAAAACCAAGGTTAATTATGGCATTTGACTTTTTTGTTGGCCTTTTAAAATGCCCCAACTGTGCTTTTGTGTCAAAGGCAGATAGCTCAACAAATATACAGATTAAAATTCGCAAACAGCCATCATTTGAATGCTTCGGGATTGGTGATATTTTGGAGGCCACCTTGGAAGATCTCAAGGGTGGAGGGTACGAAACTCTTCGCCTTCCTGATGAAGGAAAAGATATAATTTTAATTGACATGTGGGATTGCCCGAATTGTGGGCAGGCTCGAAACTGGGTAAAGATAGTTATAAGAAATGGCAAGATTGTTGATATATCAGCAGTTGAAAATAAGAAAGAAATACTAAGTAAAGCTCATTTTCTAGTCGATGAATGTGCTCACGACATAGGATATTGGCCCAAATAATTCAGCAGTAACGGTTTTTCGAGTTGATGAGAATGCATTTCCTGCCCGTATCAATGTCGGAGAAAATGGCCAAATAGATGTCCCTACTATAACTACAAGAAGTGGAGGTGAGAGGGCTTTATTCCTAAATTTTGACCAGCCACAGCGAGCTAGACAATTTGCTCTCGAAAATAGACAGGGCAATGCTACTGTTACAGCTGTCGATGTAGATACATCACTCTTAGAAAATCTAAGGCAGCGGTCAATCTTTGATAGAGGTGAACAGGTTTTAACTGATTCCAGTTCACCATTGAGAGTTGATATTAATCAAGCACCTGATCAATTTGGCCTGCGAACACCTGAAGATATTCAGTTGTTTAGAACGTGTCTGAAAAGTCTCAAGCCAGCCTACGAAGCATGAGATTGACCATAGCAGCGTAAAGCATCGTCTCACTCGTAGTGGGCAAATATTCGTAGTCCTTGCTCAAGCGACGGTATCGACCAAACCAGGCAAAGGTGCGCTCAACCACCCATCGCCGAGGTAAAAGCTGGAACCCTTTTTGCTCAGCAGGCCGTTGTACGACTTCAATAGTCCAGCCAAACGCTTGCTCAACCCAAGCCACAAAAGATTTGCCACCAAAGGTTTTATCGGTCCAAATCAATTGCAAGCAACTCCACATACTGGCAAACCAAATCCCCAGCAAGGTGAGGCCGTCATGGTCGGAGCGTCGGGCACTGTGGACCTTGGCACCCAGCAGTAGACCCATCGTATCAACCAGGATAGTGCGCTTGCGACCTTTAACTTTTTTGCCTCCATCAAAGCCTGTTTCTTGAGCGGCACCAGCTGTTTTGACCGATTGGGAATCCAGGCAGGCTGCCGAGGGAGAAGGATTGCGCCCCACCGTTTCTCTCAGTTGCTGGCGCAGAGCATGGTTGAGAGCTTCCCAGGTGCCATCGGCTTCCCACTGACGGAAGTAATGGTAGACCGTTTGCCAAGCGGGGAAGTCGTGGGGCAGCAGACGCCAGGCACATCCGGCTCTCAACAGATAGAAGATGGCATTGACCACTTCGAAAACGTTGACGCTGCGGGGACGACCGCCTGGCTTAGCTGGCGGTAATAGCGGAGCTAGAAGCTCGCACTGGGCAGGGGTTAGATCGGTGTCGTAGGATTGGCGTGTCATTGGTTGGGAGGCTCTAACTCAGCCTCTCAACTTTATCTGCTGACCTTTTCAGACACGCTCTTAGAAATTCCATCATTCCTGGAAGCGGCAGGGTGGTAGACCCAAATGATCTATAAATTCCTGAAGTCATTATACAAGTACTCTTAGGCTATGATCGATTTCAAGGAGCGATTAATGTATATACTTAACTAAGGTTGCTCGCATAGTTTGGCTTGGAACTTAAAGCGAGACAGTCAGAACAGTTTCTTCTTGGCCTATAATGGCTAGAACACTTATTAGATCAAGTCTGACTCTATGAGGTTGTAATCTTTGCGGCACAAGATGTCCTGGCCTCAATGGACAGCTCATAATCTTTTCTCAAGTTGTCTCATGAAAGTAATGCAGAAAGTTTTTATCATCCCTTTTCATGTAAAGGTATTAAATGATTCTATAATGCCAAAACAGTTCAATGGAGCTTATGTAAGCTGCTTTGTTTATTCTATTGATTATGTTGATGCTGTCGAAAAAGCATTGAAGAAACTTGCAGATGATGGACTTCATCCCGAGGAAATTTTGCAGCCAATTAACGAAATGAAGCTATCCGATTGGGAAGAATATCTAAGGAATACCTGGCTAGAAAATGTTAATGATCTTCCCAGGCAGAAGGATTTTGAAAAAGCCATGAAGTCAGGGTTAGTAATCTATAGTCCATTTTCATCATACTAATTTTTGATCGGAGAAAATTCTAGTCGGCTTCTATTTTTTCTTTAAGTGATTGAGAAAGAGGATATTCTTCTTCTTTTGGCAATAGCTTCTCTGCTTCTTTAATTTTACTATTCTCTATTAAGCAATAAATTTGCCTTGCTAACATAGTGATTTCAGTAATGCTTTGAATCCACTCGTTAACATATAAATCAACAGCCAACTTCGATAAGCCTATTTGGATAGATCGATATTCGAGTGGCTGTAAGTTCAAATTACGTTCGGGATCCCATTGAATACGGACGGGAGTTTTATTCTTGTTTTTTAGCCATTCTTCTCTATTTACAAATTTTCTAGATTGATGACTTAAAAAACTATGCTCTAACGCCCAATTAAAGCCTTCTCTCGAAATATCAATAGCAAGGATTCTACTTTGCCCACTCTCCTTCATACCCCAGCCAGAGCGATACATCATCCAAAGGAAAGATGGCTTAATCCATGTCATTCGCGCAAATTGGAATGAT is from Synechococcus sp. PCC 7336 and encodes:
- a CDS encoding RHS repeat-associated core domain-containing protein: MAFGELLGARNAEQVDNLFAGEQFEQELGLYYLRQRYYDPSTGRFISRDAFEGFITNPISQNRYLYANANPVTYTDPSGFFSIGNVSAASVARGTLSVISSPQFLLGAGIGAGAQVTGDFARGERSTVLGVLGAAAFGGLGFVFGPALAGALLKSAIGTVGLSLLVANGLADSFNTLRAGLSSGDPLRAFAGVTSALLDFGLLDGALNPRSLLRNPLRGARGFARSIGGLSDNIARQGGDLVDNIIGGILDNGRAVADSIGGSLEPNNPRSTSFPRIDDRLVLDQADAPIFPNSACGPTACAMVLDTADLDFDVRQLSIDSNLTAGGAGAEDLASALRNSGLSDARALFNQNLTILDNATSPSNPV
- a CDS encoding RHS repeat domain-containing protein; its protein translation is MRAQIDAGGNVLHYVYDEVGRLTETIYPTESDSLEQLLEAIAPGQTLDAVDWTQVVYPDAAPAYLADNPRIKTDYFNNDRVQSQTDQLSNTTEFRYDALGRLTET
- a CDS encoding putative toxin is translated as MDPNSRTQSPQQRGRESEARILEELDLPSNNQRVSSPEGNSIPDALTDDVSVEIKDTQTVSNTRQIRIQTDAARESGRRSTLITGENTRVSRNAQESFDQAIRRPDLGP
- a CDS encoding IS5 family transposase, yielding MTRQSYDTDLTPAQCELLAPLLPPAKPGGRPRSVNVFEVVNAIFYLLRAGCAWRLLPHDFPAWQTVYHYFRQWEADGTWEALNHALRQQLRETVGRNPSPSAACLDSQSVKTAGAAQETGFDGGKKVKGRKRTILVDTMGLLLGAKVHSARRSDHDGLTLLGIWFASMWSCLQLIWTDKTFGGKSFVAWVEQAFGWTIEVVQRPAEQKGFQLLPRRWVVERTFAWFGRYRRLSKDYEYLPTTSETMLYAAMVNLMLRRLA
- a CDS encoding DUF4291 domain-containing protein encodes the protein MGSENSGWSLILAMVISHKQIRAMYNDTTIRVYQAYGDAIADAALENGTFVAPSFQFARMTWIKPSFLWMMYRSGWGMKESGQSRILAIDISREGFNWALEHSFLSHQSRKFVNREEWLKNKNKTPVRIQWDPERNLNLQPLEYRSIQIGLSKLAVDLYVNEWIQSITEITMLARQIYCLIENSKIKEAEKLLPKEEEYPLSQSLKEKIEAD